From Rhizobium sp. BT03, one genomic window encodes:
- a CDS encoding p-hydroxycinnamoyl CoA hydratase/lyase produces the protein MTDMKSPVLVEFDDGIAFVTLNRPEKRNAMNPALNARMLEVLDELEGDERCGVLVLRGAGESWSAGMDLKEYFRDNDDKPRNATLKARRQSGGWWSRLMYFEKPTIAMVNGWCFGGAFTPLVSCDLAIAAEEANFGLSEINWGILPGGNVTRAVAEVMRHRDALYYIMTGELFGGRKAAEMGLVNEAVPLAELETRVRKICAGLLEKNPVTLKAAKDTYKRVRDLPWDLADDYIYAKLEQMLFLDKTKGRDEGLKQFLDDKTYQPGLGAYKRSR, from the coding sequence ATGACTGATATGAAATCGCCGGTTCTGGTCGAATTCGATGACGGCATCGCTTTCGTGACCCTCAACCGTCCCGAAAAGCGCAATGCGATGAACCCGGCCTTGAATGCCCGGATGCTGGAGGTGCTCGACGAACTCGAGGGCGACGAGCGCTGCGGTGTCCTGGTGCTGCGCGGCGCTGGCGAGTCCTGGTCCGCCGGCATGGATCTGAAGGAATATTTCCGCGACAATGACGACAAGCCGCGGAATGCGACGCTGAAGGCGCGGCGCCAGTCCGGCGGCTGGTGGAGCCGGCTGATGTATTTCGAAAAGCCGACGATCGCCATGGTCAACGGCTGGTGCTTCGGCGGCGCCTTCACGCCGCTGGTGTCCTGCGATCTCGCCATCGCCGCCGAAGAGGCGAATTTCGGCCTTTCCGAAATCAACTGGGGCATTCTGCCGGGCGGCAACGTCACCCGCGCGGTTGCCGAGGTGATGCGCCATCGCGACGCGCTCTACTACATCATGACCGGCGAATTGTTCGGCGGGCGCAAGGCCGCCGAAATGGGCCTCGTCAACGAGGCCGTGCCGCTCGCCGAGCTCGAAACCCGCGTCCGCAAGATCTGCGCCGGCCTGCTCGAAAAGAATCCGGTGACGCTGAAGGCCGCCAAGGACACCTACAAGCGCGTGCGCGACCTGCCATGGGATCTCGCCGACGATTACATCTACGCCAAGCTGGAGCAGATGCTGTTTCTCGACAAGACCAAAGGGCGCGACGAGGGGCTGAAGCAGTTCCTCGACGACAAGACCTATCAGCCGGGGCTCGGCGCCTACAAGCGCAGCCGCTGA
- a CDS encoding MarR family winged helix-turn-helix transcriptional regulator, whose product MAAKPPQDEIEAEEASAAPPLDVGRLGNLLGFHLRMAHVAIYRDFAETMEELGLTQKQLAVMELIAGNPGASQIDLANTLGTDRATMMALVNRLAARDFVERHPSAADRRRQELHLTKAGRAMLARARKLIDTHEQRFIDRFSSDEMDGLLAALKRIYKGG is encoded by the coding sequence ATGGCCGCAAAACCACCGCAGGACGAAATCGAGGCCGAGGAGGCTTCCGCAGCGCCGCCGCTCGACGTCGGCCGGCTCGGCAATCTCCTCGGATTTCACCTGCGCATGGCGCATGTGGCGATCTATCGCGACTTCGCCGAAACCATGGAGGAGCTCGGGCTGACGCAGAAGCAGCTCGCGGTGATGGAACTTATCGCGGGCAATCCGGGCGCATCGCAGATCGACCTTGCCAATACGCTCGGCACCGACCGCGCCACGATGATGGCCCTAGTCAACCGGCTGGCAGCCCGGGACTTCGTCGAACGCCATCCTTCCGCGGCCGACCGCCGGCGCCAGGAGCTGCATCTGACGAAGGCCGGGCGCGCGATGCTCGCGCGGGCGCGCAAGCTGATCGACACGCATGAACAGCGTTTCATCGACCGGTTTTCATCGGACGAAATGGATGGGCTGCTGGCGGCGCTGAAGCGGATTTACAAGGGCGGTTGA
- a CDS encoding SRPBCC family protein yields the protein MTEQGNGAAGAQNRTSVERRGDRELLVTRIFNAPPSMVYRAWSQPELFQRWWVPKSVSGISLVSCDMDVRTGGKYRLEFGAGGSDTMAFHGKYLEVVPNERIVWTNDEGEEGAITTVTFEDQGGKTLLIFHEVYPSKEALEEALQGSAAALPEQLEQLDELLSGLGE from the coding sequence ATGACTGAGCAAGGTAACGGTGCAGCTGGTGCGCAGAACCGCACGTCAGTCGAACGCAGAGGGGATCGCGAACTCTTGGTAACGCGGATATTCAATGCGCCGCCGAGCATGGTTTACAGGGCGTGGAGCCAGCCCGAGCTGTTCCAGCGCTGGTGGGTGCCAAAATCGGTATCCGGCATTTCGCTCGTATCGTGCGATATGGACGTCCGTACCGGCGGCAAATATCGGCTGGAATTCGGTGCCGGCGGTTCGGACACCATGGCCTTCCATGGCAAGTATCTCGAGGTGGTGCCGAACGAACGCATTGTCTGGACCAACGACGAGGGCGAAGAGGGCGCGATCACGACCGTGACCTTCGAGGACCAAGGCGGGAAGACGCTCCTGATTTTCCACGAAGTCTATCCATCCAAGGAGGCGCTTGAGGAAGCATTGCAGGGCTCGGCGGCCGCATTGCCGGAACAGTTGGAGCAGCTCGACGAATTGCTTTCCGGCCTAGGCGAGTAG
- a CDS encoding adenylate/guanylate cyclase domain-containing protein: MSEMDVLFATLRQAADPQAVECIENVVKHGSDRDLNRINALAFAEKHHLDEEKTIAALLHAARIGAFEMTWNVLCPGCGGVLDSGATLKGVVQDTYHCALCAAGYEPTLDEMVEVTFTVSPRVRRIGAHDPDLLPPLEYYRQIFFSSGVDLPEDLEARFERILLEMIELAPGEKAFVSLKLPAQFVIIFDAVTHSAQFIDVKGEPTDERQNLSMVISRAHALNETLTLRPGLLRLTLENHTDRRVVPNVCIAGDDLHDLLGRRRPFLTAKRLLTNQSFRDIYRTDTLDVDQRLKITSLTFLFTDLRGSTALYERVGDLAAFDLVRAHFRVLHEIVATEAGAVVKTIGDAVMATFPSPDRAVAAALRMREAMLRLNAEHGSDDLLLKIGIHEGPCLAVNLNDRQDYFGQTVNIASRVQGLADPNVIMTTEAIVGDIKVSEILHDSGISSASRMAELQGIGREVRIFALS, translated from the coding sequence ATGAGCGAAATGGACGTGCTTTTTGCCACCCTGCGACAGGCGGCTGACCCGCAGGCGGTCGAGTGCATCGAAAACGTCGTCAAACATGGCTCGGATCGCGATCTCAATCGCATCAATGCGCTGGCCTTCGCCGAAAAACATCATCTCGATGAAGAGAAAACGATCGCGGCGCTCCTGCATGCGGCCCGCATCGGCGCGTTCGAGATGACCTGGAATGTGCTTTGCCCCGGATGCGGCGGCGTCCTCGACAGCGGCGCAACGCTGAAAGGGGTCGTCCAGGACACCTACCATTGCGCGCTGTGCGCGGCCGGATACGAACCGACGCTCGACGAGATGGTCGAGGTGACGTTCACGGTCAGCCCGCGTGTGCGCAGGATCGGCGCCCATGACCCAGATCTTTTGCCGCCGCTCGAATACTACCGCCAGATCTTCTTCAGCTCCGGCGTCGACCTGCCGGAGGACCTGGAGGCGCGGTTCGAACGCATCCTGCTGGAGATGATCGAGCTGGCGCCGGGCGAGAAGGCTTTCGTCTCTTTAAAACTGCCGGCGCAATTCGTCATCATCTTCGATGCGGTCACGCACTCGGCGCAGTTCATCGACGTCAAGGGGGAGCCCACCGACGAACGTCAAAACCTGTCGATGGTCATCAGCCGCGCGCATGCGCTGAACGAAACCCTCACCCTGCGTCCCGGGCTGCTGCGGCTCACTCTCGAAAACCACACCGATCGCAGAGTGGTGCCGAATGTCTGCATCGCAGGCGATGACCTGCACGACCTGCTGGGCCGCAGGCGGCCGTTTCTCACAGCCAAACGTCTGCTGACCAATCAGAGTTTCCGGGACATCTATCGGACCGACACGCTCGACGTCGACCAGCGCCTCAAGATCACCAGCCTGACTTTCCTCTTCACCGACTTGCGCGGCTCGACCGCGCTCTACGAGCGCGTCGGAGATCTTGCCGCCTTCGATCTGGTGCGGGCGCATTTCAGGGTCCTGCACGAGATCGTCGCCACGGAGGCCGGAGCAGTGGTGAAGACCATCGGCGATGCCGTGATGGCGACCTTTCCGAGCCCGGACCGCGCGGTGGCGGCAGCACTCAGAATGCGCGAGGCGATGCTTCGGCTGAATGCCGAACACGGCAGCGACGATCTCCTGCTGAAGATCGGCATCCATGAGGGACCATGCCTCGCGGTCAACCTGAACGACCGGCAGGACTATTTCGGCCAGACCGTCAATATCGCCTCCCGCGTCCAGGGCCTTGCCGACCCCAATGTGATCATGACGACGGAGGCGATCGTCGGCGATATCAAGGTTTCAGAAATCCTGCACGACAGCGGCATCAGCTCCGCCTCCCGGATGGCGGAGCTTCAAGGCATCGGGCGGGAGGTCAGGATCTTCGCGCTGTCGTGA
- a CDS encoding coniferyl aldehyde dehydrogenase: MNTITPIATDTSPDAMKALLARQRASFLKDGPPDIEIRTDRIDRVIALLVDHKDAIAAALSEDFGSRSVEASLLLDVFTCVGSLKYAKAHLAEWLKPERHEALFPDAVAEVVYQPKGIVGILSPWNFPYQLALAPLAGILAAGNRAMIKPSEVTPASSALMAELITRAFDETEIAVVQGGPATGTAFTSLAFDHLIFTGGTAIAHHVMRAAAENLTPLTLELGGKSPVVIGRSADLADAARRVMTVKTLNAGQICLAPDHVYVPEESIEAFAEHAVAAVGTMYPTLKENPDYTSIVNARHHARVQGLIDDARVKGARIVEINPAAENFSQQSAHRIPPTLILDTAEDMRVLQEEIFGPVLPVIPYRDIAEVVDRINAKPRPLALYYFSQDGEEERRVLDNTTSGGVTVNDCMSHVTAEGLPFGGVGHSGMGAYHGKFGFLTFSHPRAVYHQSRMVEAEYMMRPPFGEAMRGFLAGAICK; the protein is encoded by the coding sequence ATGAACACCATCACCCCAATCGCCACCGATACCAGCCCCGATGCGATGAAGGCGCTGCTTGCCCGGCAAAGGGCGTCCTTCCTGAAGGACGGGCCGCCTGATATCGAGATCCGTACCGATCGTATCGACCGTGTCATCGCCCTTCTCGTCGACCATAAGGATGCCATCGCCGCCGCACTGTCGGAGGATTTCGGCAGCCGCAGCGTCGAGGCAAGCCTGCTTCTCGATGTTTTCACCTGCGTCGGTTCGCTGAAATATGCCAAGGCCCATCTGGCCGAATGGCTGAAACCCGAGCGGCACGAGGCGCTGTTCCCGGATGCGGTCGCCGAGGTGGTCTATCAGCCGAAGGGAATTGTGGGCATCCTCAGCCCCTGGAATTTCCCCTATCAGCTCGCGCTCGCGCCGCTTGCCGGTATTCTGGCCGCCGGCAACCGCGCCATGATCAAGCCGTCGGAAGTGACGCCGGCTTCGTCAGCGCTCATGGCGGAATTGATCACCCGCGCCTTCGACGAAACGGAAATCGCCGTCGTCCAGGGTGGGCCGGCCACCGGCACGGCTTTCACATCACTTGCCTTCGATCATCTGATCTTCACCGGCGGCACGGCGATCGCCCACCATGTCATGCGCGCGGCGGCGGAAAACCTGACGCCGCTCACGCTCGAACTCGGCGGCAAGTCGCCCGTCGTCATCGGCCGCTCGGCCGATCTGGCGGATGCCGCGCGCCGCGTCATGACCGTCAAGACGTTGAATGCCGGCCAGATCTGCCTAGCGCCGGATCATGTCTATGTGCCGGAGGAAAGCATCGAAGCCTTTGCCGAGCACGCGGTGGCGGCGGTCGGCACGATGTATCCGACGCTGAAGGAAAATCCTGATTACACTTCGATCGTCAATGCCCGCCACCATGCCCGCGTCCAGGGCCTGATCGACGATGCGAGGGTAAAGGGCGCCCGTATCGTCGAGATCAATCCGGCGGCGGAGAATTTCTCGCAGCAATCGGCCCACCGCATCCCCCCGACCCTCATTCTGGACACGGCCGAGGATATGCGGGTGCTGCAGGAGGAAATCTTCGGGCCGGTGCTGCCGGTCATTCCCTACCGCGATATCGCCGAGGTCGTCGACCGCATCAATGCCAAGCCGCGCCCGCTCGCCCTTTATTATTTCAGCCAGGATGGCGAAGAGGAGCGCCGGGTTCTCGACAATACGACCTCCGGCGGGGTGACGGTCAACGACTGCATGAGCCACGTCACGGCCGAAGGTCTGCCTTTCGGCGGCGTCGGCCATTCCGGCATGGGCGCCTATCACGGCAAGTTCGGCTTCCTCACCTTCTCGCATCCCCGCGCCGTCTACCACCAGAGCAGGATGGTGGAGGCGGAATATATGATGCGGCCGCCCTTCGGCGAGGCGATGCGCGGCTTTCTGGCCGGGGCGATTTGCAAGTAA
- a CDS encoding AMP-binding protein: MAHSFSGMASSADCGLVTDDPILYRARVAPDRQALFEIATGRQLTYAELDVRIARCAGFLGAMLGARRDGARVAMLARNSLDSIVFAFACQRAGAIYVPLNWRLNAAELRPILADCAPALLVCDEEFSAAAASLAEAVPDMAAISTADGPGGLAARIEASLPAEPMPADADRPCVLLYTSGTTGQPKGVVITRRNAFFAAVNFSFVGEIGPGSVALCDLPFFHTIGLIAVARTTLMLGGTLVVSDRFTPARTLAALADRQRAITHYFAVPQIALALRSDPAYSAAALSGLHALFVGGAPLTQALIESYLGDGVALVNGYGMSEAGTVLHVPIDRRAVQDNPGSVGLPAPLLDIRIVDEAGRDVGEGEIGELWLRGPAVTPGYWNKPRETAAAFTDGWYRTGDLGRREANGFYRIVDRLKDMYISGGENVYPAEVEAALASHPDILDVAVVGIPDVKWGECGIAYVVLRPGAAATDEAIAGHCAARLAAFKRPARILFVETIPRTASGKVQKHVLRQLHSDETLQRQA, translated from the coding sequence ATGGCGCATTCCTTTTCCGGGATGGCTTCGTCGGCGGATTGCGGACTGGTGACGGATGATCCGATCCTTTACCGCGCCCGCGTCGCGCCGGATCGTCAGGCTCTGTTCGAGATCGCCACCGGCCGGCAGCTGACCTATGCCGAACTCGATGTGCGGATTGCCCGCTGCGCCGGCTTCCTCGGCGCTATGCTCGGAGCGCGGCGGGACGGGGCGCGTGTCGCCATGCTGGCGCGCAATTCGCTGGATTCGATCGTGTTTGCCTTTGCCTGCCAGCGCGCCGGCGCCATCTACGTGCCGCTCAACTGGCGTCTCAACGCCGCCGAGCTTCGGCCGATCCTGGCCGATTGCGCGCCGGCGCTTCTGGTCTGCGATGAGGAGTTTTCGGCGGCCGCGGCGAGCCTTGCGGAGGCGGTTCCCGACATGGCGGCGATCTCGACGGCCGATGGCCCGGGCGGGCTTGCCGCCCGGATCGAGGCGAGCCTCCCGGCGGAGCCCATGCCCGCCGATGCCGATCGGCCTTGCGTGCTGCTCTATACGTCAGGCACGACGGGACAGCCGAAGGGCGTCGTCATCACCCGCCGCAACGCCTTTTTCGCCGCCGTTAATTTTTCCTTCGTCGGCGAGATCGGCCCGGGATCGGTCGCTCTGTGCGACCTGCCGTTCTTCCATACGATCGGGCTGATCGCGGTGGCGCGCACCACATTGATGCTCGGCGGCACGCTCGTCGTCTCCGACCGCTTCACGCCGGCCCGCACGCTTGCGGCCCTTGCCGACCGGCAGCGCGCCATCACCCACTATTTCGCCGTGCCGCAGATCGCGCTCGCCTTGCGGAGCGATCCCGCCTATAGCGCCGCGGCTCTTTCCGGCCTGCATGCGCTCTTTGTCGGCGGCGCGCCGCTGACGCAGGCGCTGATCGAAAGCTATCTCGGCGACGGCGTGGCGCTGGTCAATGGCTACGGCATGAGCGAGGCGGGAACCGTGCTGCATGTGCCGATCGACCGGCGCGCGGTGCAGGACAATCCCGGCAGCGTCGGTCTGCCGGCGCCGCTGCTTGACATCCGCATCGTCGATGAGGCTGGTCGCGATGTCGGCGAAGGCGAGATCGGCGAACTCTGGCTGCGCGGGCCGGCGGTGACGCCGGGCTACTGGAACAAGCCGCGGGAAACCGCTGCCGCCTTCACCGACGGCTGGTACCGCACCGGCGATCTCGGCCGGCGCGAAGCCAACGGTTTCTATCGCATCGTCGACCGGCTGAAGGACATGTATATCAGCGGTGGCGAGAATGTTTACCCCGCCGAGGTCGAAGCGGCACTCGCAAGCCATCCCGATATTCTCGACGTCGCGGTTGTCGGCATTCCCGACGTCAAATGGGGCGAATGCGGCATCGCCTATGTCGTGCTGCGGCCGGGTGCCGCGGCCACGGACGAGGCGATCGCCGGCCACTGTGCCGCAAGGCTCGCCGCCTTCAAGCGTCCGGCGCGCATCCTCTTCGTCGAGACCATTCCCCGCACCGCCTCCGGCAAGGTGCAGAAACATGTTCTGCGCCAGCTGCATTCCGACGAAACCCTTCAACGACAGGCCTGA
- a CDS encoding nucleoside kinase — translation MGIKNYLIEGGSGTGKTSVATELERRGYHVVHGDRVLAYVGDPETGQALAGPPAEADRIAWGYAHWIWPVDKVRAIAADTSHPATFFCGGSRNFHKFLDLFDKVFVLDIDVETLNRRLDGRPNEPGFEPAERALVLRYHRSREYLPAGNHIDTANTVPSVVDDILAHLT, via the coding sequence ATGGGCATCAAGAACTATCTGATCGAAGGCGGCTCGGGGACTGGAAAGACGTCTGTGGCTACCGAACTGGAGCGGCGGGGCTACCATGTCGTCCATGGTGACCGCGTTTTGGCCTATGTCGGCGACCCCGAGACAGGCCAGGCGCTCGCAGGACCACCAGCAGAGGCAGACCGCATCGCCTGGGGATACGCTCACTGGATCTGGCCTGTCGACAAGGTCCGAGCAATCGCTGCCGACACCAGCCATCCTGCCACGTTCTTTTGTGGCGGTTCGCGCAATTTCCACAAATTCCTGGACCTGTTCGATAAGGTTTTCGTGCTCGACATCGACGTTGAGACGTTGAACCGACGACTGGATGGGCGCCCGAACGAGCCGGGCTTCGAGCCGGCCGAGCGGGCCCTGGTACTGCGCTACCATCGTAGCCGGGAGTATCTTCCTGCCGGCAATCATATCGACACGGCGAATACCGTCCCAAGTGTCGTCGACGATATCCTCGCTCACCTCACCTGA
- a CDS encoding helix-turn-helix transcriptional regulator has translation MVQYLGSPLDLSFAALSDATRRGIIDQLGRGDASITSLADKFQMTLTGMKKHVQVLERAGLVVTQKVGRVRTCTLGKRGLQAEAEWIEAHRKLFEARFEALDEIINEMNLEGSDD, from the coding sequence ATGGTTCAGTATTTAGGTTCTCCTCTCGATCTCTCGTTTGCGGCGCTGTCCGATGCGACCCGCCGCGGCATCATAGATCAGCTTGGGCGAGGGGACGCGTCGATCACCAGTCTCGCGGATAAGTTCCAGATGACGCTGACCGGCATGAAGAAGCATGTCCAGGTTCTCGAGCGGGCGGGGCTCGTCGTCACGCAGAAGGTCGGACGGGTGAGAACCTGCACGCTTGGGAAACGCGGCCTCCAGGCGGAGGCCGAGTGGATCGAGGCGCATCGCAAGCTCTTCGAGGCCCGCTTCGAAGCATTGGACGAAATCATCAACGAAATGAACCTGGAGGGAAGCGATGACTGA
- a CDS encoding NAD(P)-dependent alcohol dehydrogenase, protein MKIHAAVARAPHMPFSLESLDLEEPREGEILVRVVATGICHTDIVMRDQHLPVPQPVVLGHEGAGIVERVGPGVAKVVPGDHVVMTFNSCGHCPSCNDHEETYCHEFFPRNFFGSRADGSSGLSYRGERVNGNIFGQSSFASHALCHERNVVKVPGDADLALLGPLACGIQTGAGAVMNALKVEPGKVLAVFGMGSVGLAAVMAARVVGASRIIAVDVNETRLALAAELGATDIVNGKANDAVAAIIALTGAGVDYAIDASGVPAVIDQCVRVLAPRGTCGIVGASPHGATLTLDLTHILSGGRRVRGIVEGDSNPDVLIPLLIDLHRQGRFPFDRLVTFYDFADINRAVEDAEKGIVLKPIVRQPAA, encoded by the coding sequence ATGAAGATCCATGCCGCGGTGGCGCGTGCGCCGCATATGCCGTTTTCGCTGGAAAGCCTCGATCTGGAGGAGCCGCGCGAGGGGGAGATCCTGGTTCGTGTCGTGGCGACCGGGATCTGCCACACCGATATCGTCATGCGCGACCAGCACCTGCCGGTGCCGCAGCCGGTGGTGCTCGGCCATGAAGGTGCCGGAATCGTCGAGCGTGTCGGGCCGGGCGTGGCCAAGGTGGTCCCGGGCGATCACGTGGTCATGACCTTCAATTCCTGCGGTCATTGCCCGAGCTGCAATGACCACGAAGAGACCTATTGCCACGAATTCTTCCCGCGCAATTTCTTCGGGTCTCGAGCCGATGGTTCGAGCGGGCTCTCCTATAGAGGGGAGCGGGTGAACGGCAATATTTTCGGCCAGTCTTCCTTCGCCAGCCACGCGCTCTGCCATGAGCGCAATGTCGTGAAAGTGCCTGGAGATGCGGATCTGGCGCTGCTCGGGCCGCTCGCCTGCGGCATCCAGACCGGCGCCGGCGCGGTCATGAATGCGCTGAAGGTCGAACCGGGAAAAGTGCTCGCGGTGTTCGGCATGGGCTCCGTCGGTCTTGCCGCGGTGATGGCGGCGCGGGTTGTCGGCGCTTCCAGGATCATCGCCGTCGACGTCAACGAAACACGGCTGGCGCTTGCCGCCGAACTCGGCGCGACCGATATCGTCAACGGCAAGGCAAACGATGCCGTTGCCGCGATCATTGCGCTGACCGGCGCCGGCGTCGATTATGCGATCGATGCCTCCGGCGTGCCCGCCGTCATCGATCAATGCGTGCGGGTGCTGGCGCCGCGCGGCACCTGCGGCATCGTCGGCGCCTCGCCGCACGGCGCGACGCTGACGCTCGATCTCACCCATATTCTCTCCGGCGGGCGCCGGGTGCGCGGGATCGTCGAGGGCGATTCCAATCCCGACGTGCTGATCCCTCTGCTGATCGACCTTCACCGGCAGGGCCGCTTCCCCTTCGACAGGCTCGTCACCTTCTATGATTTCGCAGATATCAACCGGGCGGTGGAGGATGCGGAAAAGGGCATCGTGCTGAAACCGATCGTGCGCCAGCCGGCCGCCTGA
- a CDS encoding sulfite oxidase: MPTPEQPSLIVRQKSPPNIEFPFASLSDWLIPTELFFVRNHFPSPDLDARDWRLRVGGAVERPIELDLDSIKAMRSTTLTAVVECAGNGRVYYVPPKEGLQWQNGAVGNAAWTGVLLREILEMAGVKPTACEVLLVGADSGVVDTNKKTASPGPIAFARSLPLEKAIADGTILAYSMNEEPLTRDHGYPLRAVVGGWFGMAWVKWITDITVVEQPFLGYWQARDYFRWERSLGEPRLVPLAEMEVKAQIARPVQGARLIAGQPYRIFGAAWSGEAVVRQVQVCTGDGRGWREGRLLETERPFAWRLWEYMWTPKEVGRYILRCRAIDAAGGVQPDLPRSDCESYAANWIVPVEVTVVPEPRTYEEEFVI, from the coding sequence ATGCCGACACCAGAGCAACCCAGTCTAATAGTTCGACAGAAATCCCCACCAAACATCGAGTTTCCGTTTGCGTCACTTTCCGATTGGCTGATCCCAACCGAGCTGTTCTTCGTGCGGAACCATTTCCCGTCGCCGGACCTCGATGCGCGAGACTGGAGATTGCGCGTTGGCGGGGCGGTGGAGCGGCCGATCGAACTTGACCTCGACAGCATCAAGGCGATGCGGAGCACGACTTTGACCGCCGTCGTCGAGTGCGCAGGGAATGGGCGCGTCTACTATGTGCCGCCGAAGGAGGGGTTGCAGTGGCAGAACGGAGCCGTCGGCAATGCCGCGTGGACAGGTGTTCTTCTGCGCGAGATTTTGGAAATGGCGGGCGTTAAGCCAACCGCATGTGAGGTTCTGCTCGTAGGCGCAGACAGCGGCGTCGTCGACACGAACAAGAAAACGGCTTCTCCCGGCCCCATCGCTTTTGCGCGCAGTTTACCGCTTGAAAAGGCCATCGCTGACGGCACGATCCTTGCCTATTCGATGAATGAGGAGCCGTTGACGCGCGATCACGGCTACCCGCTACGCGCGGTCGTGGGTGGCTGGTTCGGCATGGCTTGGGTCAAGTGGATCACTGATATCACGGTTGTGGAGCAACCGTTCCTTGGCTACTGGCAGGCGCGCGACTATTTCCGTTGGGAGCGCAGCCTCGGGGAACCCAGGCTGGTCCCCCTCGCGGAGATGGAGGTCAAAGCGCAGATCGCGCGTCCCGTACAGGGTGCGCGTCTCATCGCCGGCCAACCGTACCGGATTTTCGGAGCCGCCTGGAGTGGAGAGGCTGTTGTCCGGCAGGTGCAGGTCTGCACCGGAGATGGCAGGGGCTGGCGCGAGGGAAGGCTCCTCGAAACAGAACGTCCCTTTGCATGGCGCTTATGGGAGTACATGTGGACCCCTAAAGAAGTGGGGCGATATATACTGCGATGTCGCGCGATCGATGCGGCGGGGGGTGTGCAGCCCGACCTCCCGCGTTCCGACTGCGAGAGCTACGCGGCCAATTGGATCGTTCCGGTGGAGGTTACGGTCGTTCCGGAGCCGCGGACGTACGAGGAGGAATTCGTGATCTAA